In the Burkholderia glumae LMG 2196 = ATCC 33617 genome, one interval contains:
- a CDS encoding glycosyltransferase family 9 protein encodes MSDDAALASAYLAYLHTPNDDTGLALARGLREAGHAAAASAQATRCAADAATPLALALAGIEMNHLGRFAEAEALLARAEAGLGGDPNRYVVRFEQTIARYGQGRYRDAHRLFRELRDAPHRARVVETLYPGHGGSFDWAERKFLGHHDPVAGKRVLVMMEGGAGDLFMHSRYLACLREEGAASVDVQVAEAARGVLREDGFVRESGPHVGALADQCDCVTWLFNLFARYQTSPYQPRFDTPYLDTPPPSALPEAVRAALEAPGLARVGLVWRSQSAVRHEPYRSLALDALAPLLAQPGCRFYSLQVGEAGQARGEAERAALAAHRVVDLAPALHRFADTAAVLGQLDLLISIDTGTAHLAAAMGRPVWLLLSHAGDSRWLDHVDFTPWYPSMRLFRQPVLGDWRTPVAEAAAALGAGDHAGRAA; translated from the coding sequence GTGTCAGACGACGCCGCGCTGGCGAGCGCCTATCTCGCCTACCTGCACACCCCGAACGACGACACCGGCCTGGCGCTCGCGCGCGGCCTGCGCGAGGCCGGCCATGCCGCCGCCGCGTCCGCGCAGGCCACGCGCTGCGCCGCCGATGCGGCCACGCCGCTCGCGCTCGCGCTGGCCGGCATCGAGATGAACCACCTGGGCCGCTTCGCCGAGGCCGAGGCGCTGCTCGCGCGCGCCGAGGCCGGCCTCGGCGGCGACCCGAACCGCTACGTGGTGCGCTTCGAGCAGACCATCGCGCGCTACGGCCAGGGCCGCTATCGCGACGCGCACCGGCTGTTCCGCGAGCTGCGCGACGCGCCGCACCGCGCGCGCGTGGTCGAGACGCTCTATCCGGGCCACGGCGGCAGCTTCGACTGGGCCGAGCGCAAGTTCCTCGGCCATCACGATCCGGTGGCCGGCAAGCGCGTGCTGGTGATGATGGAAGGCGGCGCCGGCGACCTGTTCATGCATTCGCGCTACCTCGCCTGCCTGCGCGAGGAAGGCGCGGCCTCGGTGGACGTGCAGGTTGCCGAGGCCGCGCGCGGCGTGCTGCGCGAGGACGGCTTCGTGCGCGAGAGCGGGCCGCATGTGGGTGCGCTGGCCGACCAGTGCGATTGCGTGACCTGGCTGTTCAATTTGTTCGCGCGCTACCAGACCAGCCCCTACCAGCCGCGCTTCGACACGCCCTACCTCGACACGCCGCCGCCCTCGGCGCTGCCCGAGGCCGTGCGTGCCGCGCTCGAGGCGCCGGGGCTCGCGCGCGTCGGCCTGGTCTGGCGCAGCCAGTCCGCCGTGCGCCACGAGCCCTATCGTTCGCTCGCGCTCGACGCGCTCGCGCCGCTTCTCGCGCAGCCGGGCTGCCGCTTCTATTCGCTGCAGGTGGGCGAGGCCGGCCAGGCGCGCGGCGAGGCCGAGCGCGCGGCGCTGGCCGCGCACCGCGTGGTCGATCTGGCGCCGGCGCTGCACCGCTTCGCCGACACGGCCGCCGTGCTCGGCCAGCTCGACCTGCTGATCTCGATCGACACCGGCACCGCGCATCTGGCCGCGGCGATGGGCCGGCCCGTCTGGCTGCTGCTCTCGCACGCGGGCGACAGCCGCTGGCTCGACCACGTCGATTTCACGCCCTGGTATCCGTCCATGCGGCTGTTCCGCCAGCCGGTGCTGGGCGATTGGCGCACGCCGGTGGCCGAGGCGGCCGCGGCGCTGGGCGCGGGGGACCATGCAGGGCGGGCAGCCTGA